The window GCGTTAAATGGGGCGGCTAACCTGATGCCTTCACGGCGGGCTATTTTGTACAAAGTGCTACTGGGAATACCTAAAACCACAATCACCCAACGCAACACCAACTCGATCAACACTTACCGTAAGCTTTACTCGCTTTATTGGCCGAAATCGTTCCAGTCCTCAGCGCCTCAAGTGCACTGTTCAAGTTTTCTTCAGTCCATGACTTTGTCGGTCCTTCTTTCTTTGGCGTATCTATACCTAGTCTATGCGCTCGCTGCCAGAGCGTCGTGGAGGGAATACCGTAAGTTGCTGAAGCCTTTAAAAAAAGGAagggttatttttttactgtaatGTAGTTGGGTACCCACTTTTGTTAGGCTCATATTGTGGTTTCTTAAAGCATCTAAGGCCATGTCCATGTCTTCCTGAGTCCAAGTTTTCGGGCCTCCGCCGTGCGACCTCGGCGTGTGATGCAAACTGTCTGAATGCCCGTTGTTTTTTAATGCAGGTACTTCGTTGCTACTTAATTCTAATCTATTTGAAACTCCCGGCATCATGCCCATCAGTTCTGGAGTGACCATCATCTGGTGCATACTCTGGTCGTCCTCGTGACTGTCCATGGAATGGTCAGGGCCGGACATGTGTGAATCCATCTCGAGCAAAGAGTCTTGGTCGTACGATCGCAACGTTTCAAATTTGATATCGGCCTCTTTTTTGATATCGCAGTATTTGACATTCGAGTCGGACAAATCGGTTCGGTGAATGGTGTTGGTGAGGAGGGTACGAGTTGGTGAATGGTCCTGCATGTCCACGTGACCCACGGGGATCGCCGAAGGCGCAGGAGGCTCTGGAGGGAAGTCATCTGTGTCTACCCCAAACTGAGAGAAGATCGTCTGCAGGTCAGCGCAATTCCAAGAGGAAGAGACAAAAGGGAGCGGAAGTTAGTTTGTTagttggaaaattattacactaGTCTACAGTATATCTTGTGCCTCAGGTTTTTTGCCAACAGATCTTACAGTAACTTACTtactttcgagcttaatatctcatgaatattagaatgcacatattttaggagtaaaaatatgtaatttaaaaatagcttgatccaaattttgaaagtatttaAGCAGTCTCCTGTGTTGCTAAGCAGCATTTGTGCACCCCTGTAAAAACTGTCTAAAGTGTACGCGCTATACACGTAGAAACGAAGacattttttagattttttttatagaaaaagcatgtaaaaattacgttttcaaGACCAGAGTTGTtacattaattggattttaatctttactttgtaaaatatatgcattttaaatttgagatatcaggctcTAAATTCTTAGGTGAGTCACCCTGTACATGCAACAACAgacaaaaagtgaaaatgtgtAAACCAGTGTTCCTAATCTAATGTTAGTtggttttataataaataataaaagttttgggCATTTTTTGCATTACCTGTCCTGTCAAAATCCCATGACTGCTCATGTTGAGTGGTTTTACTTGTTCAGGCTCCGCCCTTTTTCTCTTGTGATCATTTAAAGCTACTGGCATATCATGTTCCTCGTCTGAAGAATGTGCTTCTAAACTACCATTATCTTCCTTATCCGATGTATTGTCTAAGTGTGGTTTCTTCTGTTTGTATCTTCTGTTATTGTCTTGAGGCTTGAATTGCTTAGGTGATGATGATTTCCTaactttggaaaaatttttgggaaaatacTGAGGCTCTAATGGTGAATTCTCTTTTTCGTCGGGGGGTTCACACAGGCCTTTGATTTTCAGCTGGTCGGCCGTCCGTAGAAGAGACtgtaataataacagtaagaATAATAGAactttactgaaaaaaaaaataaaaaaacataaaaactcGTGGGGCGAAGTCTAGCTGAAGGCTACTGAATTCAAacccaaaataattaaataaaaaatataagaaaaatttaaaaattaaataatacagaaaataaacaaataactaCAGAGAAGTACAAAACgaaaagtggaaaaattttatatatctaataaaaaaacaaaactaaagaaaatatacaaagaatgaaaatgaaaatttaagcCAAAACTGTTACACAACAGTTATTTTAGATTTTCTGTAATTTGTATATTATTTGGGATAGTAGGTCTAAGATTAagcaatatttcgtaaatgatgtaaaaaagatttttttagggCCATATTAACGTAAAATCATGAGTCCGAAATGATCAGTTGAATCGGACAcaagaattgtttttttttattaataacaatatttcacTGATTTTTAATTACCTCCCTAGTATTATTGCTAGCGAAGCATATAATTACACATTTATCAGTATTAAATATAAGTTCATTTGCAtaaacaatttcgaaaatagTTCTAATAAGTCGGCATTAATTTCTAAACATAAAAGTTAAAGTCGTCAGTATAGGCACGATTCATTGAGTTTGTCCTTGTTTccaacaaaaagaaaaaaacaagaataGACCTTTGGGGAACTTCTGATGTAATTGTTCTAAGATAAGAGAAGGAATTGGCTATCATAACTTTCTGAAGGCAAGAATTTAAGAAATTCAAAGAAATATCATCGAAAccataaaatttatgtttggCACATAACAGAGAGTAGTCAAGTGAAACTAGTACTGTGGACTGTAGCTTTACCTTTATCAAGATCTTTCAAGGAATCATCAGAACAACGCCCCAGACagagattttttctaaaacctgACTGATTGTTGTTAAGGATATTGGCTGATATTAAATAGTCATAAGcaagtttttccaaaattttcgaaaaaacagACAAGATACGGCTTGGTCTTAAGTCAGAACAGAAAGTTGGCTCTTTAACTTTAGGTGGAAAGTATCCAGATTCAAggcaacaatttattaaatgtgtCACATATTTGGCAAAagtaggaaaaaaaaattaatcacgtATGTAAtctgtaaaaaatgaaaagttgTTTTGTCAATTTTCGCAACTCGTTTAACTTTAGCTTAAAAGTGAATAGATTTAGTTCGTTGCGTCCATTTTGTCGCCCCATCTGTGGAGTCGGCGTCCCAATTGTCGTGCAATTAATTCCCGTCTTGTCCCGTTTTGACGAGCGGGAAAAGGAAGCTCACATACACATATAAGAGAAGCCGTCCTTGAACCCGGTATTGATTGGTCCAGACACCGCATCACTTTCCCCCAATGCGTGCCCCGGAGCCTAAAGCCGAATGCCGCTCGCCAGGCAACCCTCCGGATTAGTCCGGGGATCGTCTGGGAGTCCGCTCCAAGCCAGcaaaattccgaaaaaaatAACCCGGTTTTGGGGAGCGCTGCGGCTTTTAATTCGTCTTGGAGCAATCGATAATGAGTGTCGCTTTTGCGGTCGCAGTTTTATGATGGAGTGGCGTCCCGGAGCTGGCGAGCGGCGAAGGAAGTTGAAGGATAGACAGAAGAAGGGAACAGCGGATGGATATAAGGACCAAAACAGAGACGCTAatgcggcggcggcggcggcgcgCGGGGGCACAGAAAGTGCAAGCATGCATGCAAGTGCACATGCACTGTGTACTTACTTGCGACCTCGACGACCTTCAGTGAATTCCGGGGAAAGCGCAAACTAAGACTGGCCAGAGAGTGAGCCTACGGAGGGATGCTGCTACCCCGTGATAGATCGAGAGAAATGCTCGGCGCACGCACTACTACAACTTCGGTTTTAATTGGGGCTTTTTGCAGACAAGGACTGCCATTTTTTGCACTCGCTCCTCGTCCTTGCAcggaaaattggaaaatgtCGGACGGTCGcgcaaaattgaaaatgcgCCGCACATTCGCTCTTTTCCAAAACGAACGCGAGCCGAAAACCGAAAAtggaaatttgtaattatggCTCATAAGAAAAACCGGACGACATACTCCAAAGAACGGGAGAACCAACGAAAGCAAATAAGTCAACAAATTAGGGGCGACTTTAGCTGTTTTCTCATAAAACTCACACTTCCTTGATAATTCGAAAGAGTTCGCCAAGTTACACACTTGCACTAACATAGGAGCAAAGAAAACAGAATATAAGGCAGAAGAAACCCGattataatattattcttGCCACCGAAAGAACTATATTTTACAGAAAACTTAGTTGTTGTTGATTTTCTAACAGTAGATTGGGAATAAAGCAAAGAAAGCCATCAGTTGATCTTATTTTTGATGACATATATTCGAAGCACTTTTAACTTGATGATCTATCTAAAAAATCGAGGGGCTTTTTTGTGTTATCGGAAGCTAATAAATGATGACGGAGTTATGAGCACATTAAAAAGTAGTCCCACAAACAAGTTAGATGCTTTATATAACTTTCATGTTTGTTTCCTACATTTCTATCCTCGGCTACTAGACGCTAAAGCCTTAACATGACTATCACTTTATCATCACAAGTGGCGTTGGTAAGGTGGGCAGAACAACATAAGAAACACATACCTAAGCagtcaatttaataaaaaaaatacatataaatAGAGGATTCACATAAagccaaataattttttaagacgTATTTATATAATCATTTCTACTTTCTTGTA of the Tribolium castaneum strain GA2 chromosome 1, icTriCast1.1, whole genome shotgun sequence genome contains:
- the LOC660343 gene encoding protein tramtrack, beta isoform isoform X1, yielding MSGQHYCLRWNNYQSNMTSVFHQLLQNEAFVDVTLACNDLSLKAHKVVLSACSSYFQKLLLENPCKHPTIIMPQDVCYADLKFIIEFVYKGEIDVSQTELQSLLRTADQLKIKGLCEPPDEKENSPLEPQYFPKNFSKVRKSSSPKQFKPQDNNRRYKQKKPHLDNTSDKEDNGSLEAHSSDEEHDMPVALNDHKRKRAEPEQVKPLNMSSHGILTGQTIFSQFGVDTDDFPPEPPAPSAIPVGHVDMQDHSPTRTLLTNTIHRTDLSDSNVKYCDIKKEADIKFETLRSYDQDSLLEMDSHMSGPDHSMDSHEDDQSMHQMMVTPELMGMMPGVSNRLELSSNEVPALKNNGHSDSLHHTPRSHGGGPKTWTQEDMDMALDALRNHNMSLTKASATYGIPSTTLWQRAHRLGIDTPKKEGPTKSWTEENLNSALEALRTGTISANKASKAYGIPSSTLYKIARREGIRLAAPFNAAPTTWTPEDLEKALESIRSGQTSVQKASTEFGIPTGTLYGRCKREGIELSRSNPTPWSEDAMGEALEAVRLGHMSINQAAIHYNLPYSSLYGRFKRGIKYESDNIEPNSDSQSQMDGHSYGMDYANTHQQIQYQNQTNS
- the LOC660343 gene encoding protein tramtrack, beta isoform isoform X2; the encoded protein is MSGQHYCLRWNNYQSNMTSVFHQLLQNEAFVDVTLACNDLSLKAHKVVLSACSSYFQKLLLENPCKHPTIIMPQDVCYADLKFIIEFVYKGEIDVSQTELQSLLRTADQLKIKGLCEPPDEKENSPLEPQYFPKNFSKVRKSSSPKQFKPQDNNRRYKQKKPHLDNTSDKEDNGSLEAHSSDEEHDMPVALNDHKRKRAEPEQVKPLNMSSHGILTGQFGVDTDDFPPEPPAPSAIPVGHVDMQDHSPTRTLLTNTIHRTDLSDSNVKYCDIKKEADIKFETLRSYDQDSLLEMDSHMSGPDHSMDSHEDDQSMHQMMVTPELMGMMPGVSNRLELSSNEVPALKNNGHSDSLHHTPRSHGGGPKTWTQEDMDMALDALRNHNMSLTKASATYGIPSTTLWQRAHRLGIDTPKKEGPTKSWTEENLNSALEALRTGTISANKASKAYGIPSSTLYKIARREGIRLAAPFNAAPTTWTPEDLEKALESIRSGQTSVQKASTEFGIPTGTLYGRCKREGIELSRSNPTPWSEDAMGEALEAVRLGHMSINQAAIHYNLPYSSLYGRFKRGIKYESDNIEPNSDSQSQMDGHSYGMDYANTHQQIQYQNQTNS